Proteins encoded by one window of Kribbella flavida DSM 17836:
- a CDS encoding YraN family protein codes for MRTKDAVGQYGEQLAAEHLTQAGFAILARNWRCELGEIDIVAREGRALVVCEVKTRRGLNYGSPLESITYRKLSTLRRLVGRWLQEHEVRPPEVRIDVVSVLVPPGGAPTVEHLRGVG; via the coding sequence ATGCGGACCAAGGATGCAGTCGGGCAGTACGGCGAGCAGCTCGCCGCGGAACATCTCACCCAGGCGGGCTTCGCGATTCTCGCGCGCAACTGGCGCTGCGAGCTGGGTGAGATCGACATCGTCGCCCGTGAGGGCAGGGCGTTGGTCGTCTGCGAGGTGAAGACCAGACGCGGGCTGAACTACGGCAGCCCGCTGGAGTCCATCACCTATCGCAAGCTCAGCACCCTGCGCCGGCTGGTCGGTCGCTGGTTGCAGGAGCATGAGGTCCGGCCGCCGGAGGTCCGGATCGACGTGGTGTCCGTGCTCGTCCCACCCGGCGGTGCGCCGACCGTCGAGCACCTTCGGGGCGTGGGCTGA
- a CDS encoding M23 family metallopeptidase has product MNPLLFAPLLAAPDAVPSDGVWPLQPRPRIARAYTPPPKPWLPGHRGLDLFGSPGQQVLAPTEGTVTYAGPLAGRGVVVLTHGDLRTTYEPVIPSVEPGARVRRAQPIGRLSAAASHCAPTPCLHWGLRRDAAYLDPQVLLKALPVRLLPTVPALTAGGSVPGPAASAPPPPPSTAPAPAAGSHGTAAPTAIVTLSALATLGAVVLIRNH; this is encoded by the coding sequence ATGAACCCACTCCTGTTCGCCCCACTACTGGCAGCCCCGGACGCGGTCCCGTCGGACGGCGTCTGGCCGCTCCAGCCGCGCCCTCGGATCGCCCGCGCCTACACCCCACCGCCGAAGCCCTGGCTTCCCGGCCACCGCGGCCTGGACCTCTTCGGCTCCCCCGGCCAGCAGGTCCTCGCCCCCACCGAAGGCACCGTGACGTACGCCGGCCCGCTCGCGGGCCGCGGCGTCGTTGTCCTCACGCACGGCGACCTGCGCACCACCTACGAGCCGGTGATTCCGTCGGTCGAGCCGGGCGCCCGAGTTCGCCGCGCGCAACCCATCGGCCGCCTCTCGGCCGCTGCCTCGCACTGCGCGCCCACCCCGTGCCTGCACTGGGGTCTCCGGCGGGACGCGGCCTACCTGGATCCACAGGTGCTGCTCAAGGCGCTGCCCGTCCGCCTGCTGCCCACCGTCCCCGCGCTCACCGCCGGCGGCTCCGTCCCGGGTCCTGCAGCATCTGCCCCACCGCCCCCGCCGTCAACTGCGCCCGCGCCGGCCGCAGGAAGTCACGGCACCGCGGCTCCCACCGCAATCGTCACGCTCAGTGCTCTGGCGACGCTCGGCGCCGTCGTGCTGATCAGGAACCACTGA
- a CDS encoding LLM class flavin-dependent oxidoreductase translates to MTASLSGVPLSILDRSRTRGGETEAETLRATVRLAQQAEELGYHRFWVSEHHSVPGVVGSAPTVLAAAVAASTERIRVGTGGVMLPNHRPLVVAEQFGVLESLFPGRIDMGLGRSVGFTNGIRRALGVEKDAADDFADQVRELLGYFTGTQQNHPQVHARPGEGLRVPAYVLAVGEGAQLAASLGLPLVMAGARGESALLDSLQRYRSGFTPSGWAARPYVVLAVTAAVAETTEAARRLLLPEAWSTAYSRTRGVFPPLEPLDLQRTMTDKERGFFEQSLQGQIYGTPPEVDAVLGGLVERTGADEVLITTNTYDRADLLESYRLLAELAGLRTTVS, encoded by the coding sequence ATGACTGCGTCGCTCAGCGGTGTCCCTCTGTCGATCCTGGACCGCTCGCGGACTCGCGGAGGTGAGACCGAGGCGGAGACCCTGCGCGCCACGGTCCGGCTGGCGCAGCAGGCCGAGGAGCTCGGGTACCACCGCTTCTGGGTGTCCGAGCACCACAGCGTGCCCGGCGTGGTCGGTTCGGCGCCGACCGTGCTCGCGGCCGCCGTCGCCGCCTCGACCGAGCGGATCCGCGTCGGCACCGGCGGCGTGATGTTGCCGAACCACCGGCCACTCGTCGTCGCCGAGCAGTTCGGCGTCCTGGAGTCGCTCTTCCCCGGCCGCATCGACATGGGGCTCGGCCGGTCCGTCGGCTTCACCAACGGGATCCGGCGCGCGCTCGGCGTCGAGAAGGACGCCGCCGACGACTTCGCCGATCAGGTCCGCGAACTGCTGGGCTACTTCACCGGCACCCAGCAGAACCACCCGCAGGTCCATGCCCGCCCCGGGGAGGGTTTGCGCGTACCGGCGTACGTGCTGGCGGTCGGTGAGGGCGCGCAACTCGCCGCATCACTCGGGCTGCCGCTGGTGATGGCCGGTGCCCGTGGCGAGTCGGCCCTGCTCGACTCGCTGCAGCGCTACCGCTCCGGCTTCACGCCATCCGGCTGGGCCGCGCGACCGTACGTCGTACTGGCGGTTACTGCGGCCGTTGCGGAGACGACCGAGGCAGCGCGGCGACTTCTCCTGCCCGAGGCATGGTCCACCGCCTACTCCCGCACCCGCGGGGTCTTCCCGCCGCTGGAACCGCTCGACCTGCAACGAACGATGACCGACAAGGAGCGTGGCTTCTTCGAGCAGTCACTCCAGGGCCAGATCTATGGCACCCCGCCCGAGGTGGACGCGGTGCTGGGTGGACTGGTCGAGCGGACCGGCGCCGACGAGGTGCTGATCACCACCAACACCTACGACCGGGCCGACCTGCTGGAGTCCTACCGGCTGCTGGCGGAGCTGGCCGGGCTGAGGACCACCGTCAGCTGA
- a CDS encoding GNAT family N-acetyltransferase, with product MTIAPDGRPLIGDHVRLDRFVADDIEALYAAIDDARVYAAGFGGGPGGRPAGVDEMRARWQQAAPQRVAYVVRLARDSELGAGGTVVGTTSLGDVDLANEAVHLGWTGYAPAVWGTVVNPACKFLMLQHAFEDCGFTRVKIQTSLVNTRSQAAIAKLGATREGVLRRHIKQPDGTWRDTVVFSILADEWPDVRKGLLSRIS from the coding sequence ATGACCATCGCCCCGGACGGCCGCCCGCTGATCGGCGACCACGTGCGCCTCGACCGTTTTGTTGCCGATGACATCGAAGCCCTGTACGCCGCGATCGACGACGCACGGGTGTACGCCGCGGGCTTCGGCGGCGGACCCGGCGGGCGCCCGGCCGGCGTGGACGAGATGCGGGCCCGTTGGCAGCAGGCTGCCCCGCAGCGCGTCGCGTACGTCGTCCGGCTGGCTCGCGACTCGGAGTTGGGGGCCGGGGGCACCGTTGTCGGTACGACGAGTCTCGGCGACGTGGACCTCGCGAACGAAGCAGTCCACCTCGGCTGGACCGGCTACGCGCCCGCGGTCTGGGGCACGGTGGTCAACCCGGCCTGCAAGTTCCTGATGCTGCAGCACGCCTTCGAAGACTGCGGCTTCACCCGGGTGAAGATCCAGACCAGCCTGGTGAACACCCGGTCCCAGGCGGCGATCGCCAAGCTCGGCGCGACGCGCGAAGGCGTGCTGCGCCGGCACATCAAGCAGCCCGACGGCACCTGGCGCGACACCGTGGTGTTCTCGATCCTCGCGGACGAGTGGCCCGACGTCCGCAAGGGCCTGCTGAGCCGGATCAGCTGA
- a CDS encoding tyrosine recombinase XerC, with amino-acid sequence MAPDDVSADPSVPEDFAALLADYERHLTAERGLSEHSVRAYMGDVADLIDHVTRLGHDDLSALDIRGLRSWLAKQQSLGKARSTMARRATAARVFTAWAQRTGRIATDPGALLASPKAHKTLPGVLGQADTRAVLDAAAVAADDGSPVGLRDLTIMELLYATGIRVGELCALDVDEVDRSRRVVRVFGKGRKERSVPYGVPAAEALETWLAVRPRLVRDGSGPALFLGARGGRIDQRTVRRVVHARIGAVEAPDLSPHGLRHTAATHLLEGGADLRSVQELLGHASLATTQVYTHVSSERLRSAYEQAHPRA; translated from the coding sequence ATGGCACCGGACGACGTCAGCGCGGACCCCTCCGTACCGGAGGATTTCGCTGCGTTACTGGCTGACTACGAACGGCACCTGACGGCGGAGAGAGGCCTCAGCGAGCACTCGGTCCGAGCGTACATGGGCGATGTCGCCGATTTGATCGACCATGTGACTCGGCTCGGTCACGATGATCTGAGCGCCCTCGACATCCGCGGACTGCGTTCCTGGCTGGCCAAACAGCAGAGTTTGGGCAAGGCGCGCAGCACCATGGCGCGGCGGGCGACAGCGGCTCGGGTGTTCACCGCGTGGGCCCAGCGCACCGGGCGGATCGCGACCGATCCGGGGGCGTTGCTCGCCAGCCCCAAGGCACACAAGACGCTGCCGGGCGTGCTCGGGCAGGCGGACACGCGCGCCGTGCTGGACGCCGCCGCCGTGGCCGCGGACGACGGGAGCCCTGTGGGGCTTCGCGATCTGACGATCATGGAGTTGCTGTACGCAACGGGTATCCGGGTCGGCGAGCTGTGCGCGCTGGACGTCGACGAGGTGGATCGGTCGCGGCGCGTGGTGCGCGTGTTCGGTAAGGGGCGTAAAGAGAGGTCGGTCCCGTACGGCGTACCGGCGGCCGAGGCGCTGGAGACGTGGCTCGCGGTGCGGCCCCGGCTGGTCCGGGACGGCAGCGGGCCGGCCTTGTTCCTCGGGGCGCGGGGTGGACGGATCGACCAGCGGACCGTACGCCGGGTCGTGCACGCCCGGATCGGCGCGGTCGAGGCGCCCGACCTGTCGCCGCACGGGTTGCGGCACACGGCAGCGACGCACCTGCTGGAAGGCGGGGCGGATCTGCGCAGCGTGCAGGAGTTGCTGGGGCACGCGTCGCTGGCGACGACGCAGGTCTACACGCACGTCTCGAGCGAGCGGTTGCGCAGCGCCTACGAGCAGGCGCATCCCCGGGCCTGA
- the frr gene encoding ribosome recycling factor — MDEALREAEQKMAKAVEVAKNDFAAIRTGRAHPSMFASLLADYYGSPTPLQQLAGFQVPEPRTVLISPYDKGAMAAIEKAIRDSDLGVNPGNDGSVIRVVMPQLTEERRKEYIKVARTKAEEAKVSMRNIRRHAKDVVDKTVKDGQAGEDEGKSAEKRLDGLTKKYVDSIDELLKHKEAELLEV, encoded by the coding sequence ATCGACGAAGCACTCCGCGAAGCCGAGCAGAAGATGGCGAAGGCCGTGGAGGTCGCCAAGAACGACTTCGCCGCGATCCGCACCGGCCGGGCCCACCCGTCGATGTTCGCCAGCCTGCTGGCCGACTACTACGGTTCGCCGACGCCGCTGCAGCAGCTGGCCGGCTTCCAGGTGCCGGAGCCGCGCACGGTGCTGATCTCGCCCTACGACAAGGGCGCGATGGCCGCGATCGAGAAGGCCATTCGCGACTCCGACCTGGGCGTGAACCCGGGCAACGACGGCTCGGTGATCCGGGTCGTGATGCCGCAGCTCACCGAGGAGCGGCGCAAGGAGTACATCAAGGTCGCCCGGACCAAGGCCGAGGAGGCCAAGGTCTCGATGCGCAACATCCGCCGGCACGCCAAGGACGTGGTGGACAAGACCGTCAAGGACGGCCAGGCGGGCGAGGACGAGGGCAAGAGTGCTGAGAAGCGCCTCGACGGGTTGACGAAGAAGTACGTCGACTCCATCGACGAGCTGCTCAAGCACAAGGAAGCCGAACTGCTCGAGGTGTGA
- a CDS encoding phosphatidate cytidylyltransferase: MGVDQSTPAPSRAGRNLPAAIAVGAGLGAVILGSLFWLKWLFIFVVLAGVLVAVDEMIRALRTGGAVVPRVPVLAGSIAMPVAAYFGGPMALLAGLALTVLATIFWRMPGGSNGFVRDVTAGVFLIGYVPLLAGFAVLLVQPESDGPQRVVTFFLVVVASDVGGYVVGVLFGKHPMAPTISPKKSWEGFTGSTLACIGTGIASVVLLLDGPWWAGAIVGAVAVLTATVGDLGESMIKRDLGIKDMSNLLPGHGGLMDRLDSVLATAPAVWLVLHILV; this comes from the coding sequence ATGGGCGTCGACCAAAGCACGCCCGCGCCGAGCCGCGCCGGGCGCAACCTGCCCGCCGCGATCGCGGTCGGGGCAGGGCTCGGCGCGGTGATTCTCGGCTCGCTGTTCTGGCTGAAGTGGCTCTTCATCTTCGTGGTGCTGGCCGGCGTGCTGGTGGCCGTCGACGAGATGATCCGCGCGCTGCGCACCGGCGGGGCCGTCGTCCCGCGGGTCCCGGTGCTGGCCGGGTCCATCGCGATGCCGGTCGCGGCGTACTTCGGCGGGCCGATGGCCCTGCTGGCCGGGCTGGCGCTGACGGTGCTGGCGACGATCTTCTGGCGGATGCCGGGCGGGTCGAACGGTTTCGTCCGCGACGTCACCGCCGGGGTGTTCCTGATCGGCTACGTTCCGTTGCTGGCCGGGTTCGCCGTGCTGCTCGTGCAGCCGGAGAGCGACGGCCCGCAGCGCGTGGTGACGTTTTTCCTGGTGGTGGTGGCCAGCGACGTCGGCGGCTACGTGGTGGGCGTCCTGTTCGGCAAGCACCCGATGGCGCCGACGATCAGCCCGAAGAAGTCCTGGGAAGGTTTCACCGGCTCGACGCTGGCCTGCATCGGCACCGGCATCGCGTCGGTCGTCCTGCTGCTCGACGGTCCGTGGTGGGCCGGTGCGATCGTCGGCGCGGTCGCCGTGCTGACCGCGACGGTCGGCGACCTCGGCGAGTCGATGATCAAGCGGGACCTGGGCATCAAGGACATGTCGAACCTGCTGCCCGGCCACGGCGGTCTGATGGACCGGCTGGACTCGGTGCTGGCCACCGCTCCGGCCGTCTGGCTGGTGCTGCACATTCTCGTTTGA
- a CDS encoding RrF2 family transcriptional regulator, whose protein sequence is MRVSAKSDYALRALIEITQRWVANDPSVVSAEELSRAQGIPHGFLQGILADLRRAGVLSSQRGQSGGWKLAVDPNEISVADVMRAVDGPIVSISGVRPESVAYNERAVVLQRVWIAARASLRDVLEHTTLIDLAKGKLPAGVERRSKDEDAWQARVPGS, encoded by the coding sequence ATGCGGGTTTCGGCTAAATCTGACTATGCGTTGCGGGCGCTGATCGAGATCACCCAGCGCTGGGTGGCGAACGACCCCTCCGTGGTGTCCGCGGAGGAGCTCAGCCGGGCACAGGGAATTCCGCACGGCTTCCTGCAGGGCATCCTGGCCGACCTGCGGCGCGCCGGGGTGCTGTCGAGCCAGCGCGGGCAGTCCGGCGGGTGGAAGCTCGCGGTGGATCCGAACGAGATCTCCGTCGCCGACGTGATGCGGGCGGTGGACGGGCCGATCGTGAGCATCTCCGGGGTCCGGCCCGAGAGCGTGGCGTACAACGAGCGGGCCGTGGTGCTGCAGCGGGTGTGGATCGCGGCCCGGGCCAGTCTGCGGGACGTGCTGGAGCACACGACGCTGATCGACCTTGCCAAGGGCAAGCTTCCGGCCGGGGTCGAGCGGCGGTCCAAGGACGAGGACGCGTGGCAGGCACGCGTCCCCGGGAGCTGA
- the pyrH gene encoding UMP kinase: MTETLGTETSPASSPFDPAYHRVLLKLSGEVFGGGKLGVDPDVVNSIAKQIAEVVRAGVQVAVVVGGGNFFRGAELQQRGMERNRADYMGMLGTVMNCLALQDFLEKLGVETRVQTAITMGQVAEPYIPRKADRHLAKGRVVIFGAGSGMPYFSTDTVAAQRALEIGAEALLMGKQGVDGVYDSDPKTNPDAVKFDGLSYDDFLARGLRVADATAISLARDNALPIVIFGLQDGNIARVVRGEKIGTVVSPGQ, translated from the coding sequence GTGACGGAAACCCTGGGTACCGAGACGAGTCCGGCCTCTTCGCCGTTCGATCCGGCCTACCACCGGGTGCTGCTGAAGCTGTCGGGTGAGGTGTTCGGCGGCGGCAAGCTCGGCGTCGACCCCGACGTGGTGAACTCGATCGCCAAGCAGATCGCCGAGGTGGTCAGGGCCGGCGTACAGGTCGCCGTCGTGGTCGGTGGCGGCAACTTCTTCCGCGGCGCGGAGCTGCAGCAGCGCGGCATGGAGCGCAACCGCGCCGACTACATGGGCATGCTCGGCACCGTGATGAACTGCCTGGCGCTGCAGGACTTCCTGGAGAAGCTCGGGGTCGAGACCCGGGTCCAGACCGCGATCACGATGGGTCAGGTCGCCGAGCCCTACATCCCGCGCAAGGCCGACCGGCACCTGGCCAAGGGCCGGGTCGTCATCTTCGGCGCTGGTTCGGGCATGCCGTACTTCTCCACCGACACCGTCGCCGCCCAGCGCGCGCTGGAGATCGGCGCCGAGGCGCTGCTGATGGGCAAGCAGGGCGTGGACGGCGTCTACGACTCCGATCCCAAGACCAACCCGGACGCGGTGAAGTTCGACGGCCTCTCGTACGACGACTTCCTGGCCCGCGGCCTGCGCGTCGCCGACGCCACCGCGATCAGCCTGGCCCGCGACAACGCGCTGCCGATCGTGATCTTCGGCCTGCAGGACGGCAACATCGCCCGGGTCGTGCGCGGCGAGAAGATCGGCACGGTCGTCTCACCCGGCCAGTAG
- the tsf gene encoding translation elongation factor Ts, which produces MANYTAADVKKLRDATGAGMMDAKKALETTDGDFEKAIEELRIHGAAKAAKRGAERSATNGLVAAAENALVQLNCETDFVAKNEQFQQLAADIVAHAAASKVGDIEGLLSEKLADGKSVAENIEALAAVIGEKLELGKVAVFDGKVAAYMHKRAADLPAQVGVLVEFEGDNIDAARGAAMQAAAMRPLYTTRDEVPAETVENERRIAEATAREEGKPEQALPKIVEGRVNGFFKEVVLLEQPSVQESKKTVKAVLDEAGVTVKRFARFEVGA; this is translated from the coding sequence ATGGCGAACTACACCGCCGCTGACGTGAAGAAGCTCCGCGACGCCACCGGCGCGGGCATGATGGACGCGAAGAAGGCGCTCGAGACCACCGACGGCGACTTCGAGAAGGCGATCGAGGAGCTGCGCATCCACGGCGCGGCCAAGGCCGCCAAGCGGGGCGCCGAGCGGTCCGCCACCAACGGCCTGGTCGCCGCCGCGGAGAACGCGCTGGTCCAGCTGAACTGCGAGACCGACTTCGTCGCCAAGAACGAGCAGTTCCAGCAGCTCGCGGCCGACATCGTCGCGCACGCCGCCGCCAGCAAGGTCGGCGACATCGAGGGCCTGCTGAGCGAGAAGCTCGCCGACGGCAAGAGCGTCGCGGAGAACATCGAGGCGCTGGCCGCGGTGATCGGCGAGAAGCTGGAGCTCGGCAAGGTCGCCGTCTTCGACGGCAAGGTCGCGGCGTACATGCACAAGCGTGCCGCCGACCTGCCGGCCCAGGTCGGCGTGCTGGTCGAGTTCGAGGGCGACAACATCGACGCCGCCCGCGGTGCCGCGATGCAGGCCGCCGCGATGCGCCCGCTGTACACCACCCGCGACGAGGTCCCGGCCGAGACGGTCGAGAACGAGCGCCGGATCGCCGAGGCGACCGCTCGCGAGGAGGGCAAGCCGGAGCAGGCGCTGCCGAAGATCGTCGAGGGCCGGGTGAACGGCTTCTTCAAGGAGGTCGTGCTGCTCGAGCAGCCGTCGGTCCAGGAGAGCAAGAAGACCGTCAAGGCCGTGCTCGACGAGGCCGGCGTCACCGTGAAGCGGTTCGCCCGCTTCGAGGTCGGCGCCTGA
- the rpsB gene encoding 30S ribosomal protein S2 encodes MAVVTMKQLLESGVHFGHQTRRWNPKMKRYILTERNGIYIIDLQQSLSYIDRAYEFVRSTVASGGAILFVGTKKQAQEAIAEQATRVGMPYVNQRWLGGMLTNFQTVNKRLQRLKELELIDFDDVAGSGVTKKELLQKRREHDKLLKTLGGIRDMGRVPSAVWIVDTKKEHLAVDEARKLKLPIIGILDTNCDPDEVDFPIPGNDDAIRSVGLLTRVVADAVADGLMARSGQGAAAAGEELGAEEPMAAWERELLESQNAAAATPAAEAAPAAEAAPAADAAPAADAAAVTEAPAEPAPLAESGAVAETVAAADDTPVEGTEAPKTEA; translated from the coding sequence ATGGCCGTCGTGACCATGAAGCAGCTGCTCGAGAGCGGCGTGCACTTCGGGCACCAGACCCGTCGCTGGAACCCGAAGATGAAGCGCTACATCCTCACCGAGCGCAACGGCATCTACATCATCGACCTGCAGCAGTCGCTGTCGTACATCGACCGCGCCTACGAGTTCGTCCGGAGCACCGTCGCCTCCGGCGGCGCGATCCTGTTCGTCGGTACCAAGAAGCAGGCCCAGGAAGCGATCGCCGAGCAGGCGACCCGGGTCGGCATGCCGTACGTGAACCAGCGCTGGCTGGGCGGCATGCTCACCAACTTCCAGACCGTCAACAAGCGGCTCCAGCGGCTCAAGGAGCTGGAGCTGATCGACTTCGACGACGTCGCCGGCTCCGGTGTCACCAAGAAGGAGCTGCTGCAGAAGCGTCGCGAGCACGACAAGCTGCTCAAGACCCTCGGCGGTATCCGGGACATGGGCCGGGTGCCCTCCGCGGTGTGGATCGTCGACACCAAGAAGGAGCACCTCGCGGTCGACGAGGCGCGCAAGCTGAAGCTGCCGATCATCGGCATCCTGGACACCAACTGCGACCCCGACGAGGTCGACTTCCCGATCCCGGGCAACGACGACGCGATCCGCTCGGTCGGCCTGCTGACCCGCGTGGTGGCCGACGCCGTCGCCGACGGGCTGATGGCCCGCTCCGGCCAGGGCGCTGCCGCTGCCGGTGAGGAGCTGGGCGCCGAGGAGCCGATGGCCGCCTGGGAGCGTGAGCTGCTGGAGAGCCAGAACGCCGCGGCCGCCACCCCGGCTGCCGAGGCCGCTCCGGCTGCCGAGGCCGCTCCGGCTGCCGACGCGGCTCCGGCCGCCGACGCCGCCGCGGTGACCGAGGCTCCGGCCGAGCCGGCTCCGCTGGCCGAGTCCGGCGCCGTCGCCGAGACGGTCGCCGCGGCCGACGACACCCCGGTCGAGGGCACCGAGGCGCCGAAGACCGAGGCCTGA
- a CDS encoding APC family permease, whose product MAPSANGQTVGRRLPVESAFTRVEEARHRLPRLFGRRDLVVLGLGVMIGSGIFSLSGKQAATVAGPAVILSFVIAALVCLLAAACYAELSSTIPVSGSAYTFSYVTFGEMWAWLVGWALVLELVTAAAIVARVWSAYFLATLNGFGVTLPDGLAQFFGPDAEVNLVAPLLLLLLTAMIVTGTKLSARVLTIVVLAKVAVILLVVVIGATHINMDNFRPFVPMARAAPATASPTLLGWILDSSFGSFGVMGIFTAASAIVFAFIGFDLIATASEDARNPRKTVPQGMLLGVGVVTILYIAMAVVLVGLRPYAQLGGGAPVSEALEAVGVGWAADVVNLGALLALMTVIMVVLIAQSRVLFNMGRDGLLPKSLGRVSRVYSSPARAATAAGLAALALTLYPKVLELEELLVIGALFCFAFCAVGVLTLRRSEPNLERGFRVPLVPLIPLLSLAATLWLMLNLKTSTWTKFGVWMLLGLAIYGLYGRWHSRLANEESWDFEIGDTDPGTGGLQPVRQDPSNELRANRTPPKSTRGKHMRN is encoded by the coding sequence ATGGCCCCCTCAGCGAACGGACAGACCGTAGGCCGGCGCCTGCCGGTCGAGTCGGCGTTCACTCGAGTCGAGGAGGCGCGGCACCGACTGCCACGTCTGTTCGGCCGACGCGACCTCGTCGTGCTCGGCCTCGGTGTGATGATCGGTTCCGGCATCTTCAGCCTCAGCGGCAAGCAGGCCGCCACCGTGGCCGGCCCTGCCGTCATCCTGTCGTTCGTCATCGCGGCGCTCGTCTGCCTGCTCGCCGCCGCGTGCTACGCCGAGCTCTCGTCGACGATCCCGGTCTCCGGCAGCGCGTACACGTTCAGCTACGTCACCTTCGGCGAGATGTGGGCGTGGCTGGTCGGCTGGGCGCTGGTGCTGGAGCTCGTCACCGCAGCGGCGATCGTCGCCCGCGTCTGGTCCGCGTACTTCCTCGCCACCTTGAACGGTTTCGGCGTCACCCTGCCCGACGGACTGGCACAATTCTTCGGGCCCGACGCCGAGGTGAACCTCGTCGCCCCGCTGCTGTTGCTGCTGCTCACCGCGATGATCGTCACCGGTACGAAGTTGTCCGCGCGCGTCCTCACCATCGTGGTGCTGGCGAAGGTCGCGGTGATCCTGCTGGTCGTGGTGATCGGCGCGACGCACATCAACATGGACAACTTCCGCCCGTTCGTGCCGATGGCGCGGGCCGCTCCGGCGACCGCGAGTCCGACCCTGCTGGGCTGGATCCTGGACTCCTCGTTCGGGTCGTTCGGCGTGATGGGCATCTTCACCGCGGCGAGCGCGATCGTCTTCGCGTTCATCGGTTTCGACCTGATCGCCACCGCGTCCGAGGACGCCCGGAACCCGCGCAAGACGGTCCCGCAGGGCATGCTGCTCGGCGTCGGCGTGGTCACCATCCTCTACATCGCGATGGCGGTCGTGCTGGTCGGCCTGCGCCCGTACGCCCAACTGGGCGGCGGTGCGCCCGTGTCGGAGGCGCTGGAAGCGGTCGGCGTCGGCTGGGCCGCAGACGTGGTCAACCTGGGCGCACTCCTGGCGCTGATGACGGTGATCATGGTGGTGCTGATCGCCCAGAGCCGCGTTCTGTTCAACATGGGCCGCGACGGACTGCTGCCGAAGAGCCTTGGCCGGGTCAGCCGGGTGTACTCGTCGCCGGCCCGGGCGGCGACGGCGGCCGGTCTGGCCGCGCTGGCGCTCACGCTGTACCCGAAGGTCCTCGAGCTCGAGGAGCTGCTGGTCATCGGTGCGCTGTTCTGCTTCGCCTTCTGCGCGGTCGGCGTCCTGACCCTGCGCCGCTCCGAGCCGAACCTGGAGCGCGGCTTCCGGGTCCCGCTGGTGCCGCTGATCCCGCTGCTGTCGCTGGCCGCGACGCTGTGGCTGATGCTCAACCTGAAGACGAGCACCTGGACGAAGTTCGGCGTCTGGATGCTGCTCGGGCTCGCGATCTACGGCCTGTACGGCCGCTGGCACAGCCGCCTGGCCAACGAGGAGAGCTGGGACTTCGAGATCGGTGACACCGATCCGGGCACCGGCGGCCTGCAGCCGGTGCGCCAGGACCCGTCCAACGAGCTGCGCGCGAACCGCACCCCACCGAAGTCCACCCGCGGCAAACACATGCGCAACTGA
- a CDS encoding SelT/SelW/SelH family protein: MTRQPRLEIEYCTQCRWLMRAAWTAQELLTTFSKELGEVALIPGTGGVFDIRLDGETLWSRKAEGRFAEIPALKQLVRDRIAPGRHLGHSDRREPAAEAVMGDTSPNRDVNL, translated from the coding sequence GTGACCAGGCAGCCGCGGTTGGAGATCGAGTACTGCACGCAGTGCCGGTGGTTGATGCGGGCGGCCTGGACGGCGCAGGAACTGCTGACGACCTTCTCCAAGGAGTTGGGGGAGGTCGCGCTGATACCGGGGACCGGCGGGGTGTTCGACATCCGGCTGGACGGGGAGACGCTCTGGTCGCGCAAGGCCGAGGGCAGGTTCGCCGAGATTCCGGCGCTGAAGCAGTTGGTGCGGGACCGGATCGCGCCCGGGCGGCACCTCGGACACTCGGACCGGCGGGAGCCGGCCGCCGAGGCAGTGATGGGTGACACGTCCCCAAATCGGGACGTGAATTTGTGA